One genomic window of Azospirillum sp. TSH58 includes the following:
- the trpB gene encoding tryptophan synthase subunit beta: MTRPNTYRSGPDERGHFGIYGGRFVAETLMPLILEVEKAYREARADPAFEGAIREHLKQYVGRPNPLYYAERLTEKLGGAKIYFKREELNHTGAHKINNCIGQILLARRMGKKRIIAETGAGQHGVATATVCALFDMPCVIYMGETDIARQQPNVFRMKLLGAEVVPVTSGARTLKDAMNEALRDWVTNVADTYYLIGTAAGPHPYPAMVRDFQSVIGDEVRVQMQELEGRLPDSLVACVGGGSNAIGLFHPFLDDPSVQMVAVEAAGHGIDKGPLAHAASITGGRPGVLHGNRTYLLQDEDGQILEGHSISAGLDYPGVGPEHSWLHDIGRVEYVSATDQETLDAFQLCARTEGIIPALESAHALAEIVKRAPKLPKDHLMVLCLSGRGDKDIFSVAQHLGVKL; the protein is encoded by the coding sequence ATGACCAGACCCAACACCTACCGTTCCGGTCCCGACGAGCGCGGGCATTTCGGCATCTATGGCGGACGCTTCGTCGCCGAGACGCTGATGCCCCTGATCCTTGAGGTTGAGAAAGCCTACCGCGAGGCCCGGGCCGATCCCGCCTTCGAGGGCGCGATCCGCGAGCATCTCAAGCAGTATGTCGGCCGCCCGAACCCGCTCTATTACGCCGAACGCCTGACGGAGAAGCTCGGCGGCGCGAAGATCTACTTCAAGCGCGAGGAGCTGAACCACACCGGCGCGCACAAGATCAACAACTGCATCGGCCAGATCCTGCTCGCCCGGCGCATGGGCAAGAAGCGGATCATCGCCGAGACGGGCGCCGGCCAGCACGGTGTCGCGACCGCCACGGTCTGCGCGCTGTTCGACATGCCCTGCGTCATCTACATGGGCGAGACCGACATCGCCCGCCAGCAGCCCAACGTCTTCCGCATGAAGCTGCTGGGGGCCGAGGTGGTCCCGGTGACCTCCGGCGCGCGGACGCTGAAGGACGCGATGAACGAGGCGCTGCGCGACTGGGTCACCAACGTCGCCGACACCTACTACCTGATCGGCACGGCCGCCGGCCCGCACCCGTACCCCGCCATGGTCCGCGACTTCCAGTCGGTGATCGGCGACGAGGTGCGCGTGCAGATGCAGGAGCTGGAGGGCCGCCTTCCGGACAGCCTCGTCGCCTGCGTCGGCGGCGGCTCCAACGCCATCGGCCTGTTCCATCCCTTCCTCGACGATCCGTCGGTGCAGATGGTCGCGGTCGAGGCGGCCGGCCACGGCATCGACAAGGGGCCGCTGGCCCACGCCGCCTCGATCACCGGCGGGCGCCCCGGCGTGCTGCACGGCAACCGCACCTACCTGCTCCAGGACGAGGACGGGCAGATCCTGGAGGGCCACTCCATCTCCGCCGGTCTCGACTATCCGGGCGTCGGGCCGGAGCATTCCTGGCTGCACGACATCGGGCGCGTCGAGTACGTCTCGGCCACCGACCAGGAGACGCTGGACGCCTTCCAGCTCTGCGCCCGCACCGAGGGCATCATCCCCGCGCTGGAATCGGCGCACGCGCTGGCGGAGATCGTGAAGCGCGCCCCGAAACTGCCCAAGGACCACCTGATGGTGCTCTGCCTGTCGGGCCGCGGCGACAAGGACATCTTCTCCGTCGCCCAGCATCTGGGAGTGAAGCTGTGA
- the trpA gene encoding tryptophan synthase subunit alpha, whose translation MSALNDKAVDNGRIAWRFAALKAEGRAGLVTFITAGDPDLETCRAVLHGLPAAGADLIELGLPFSDPMADGPAIQAASLRALHAGTTARKTLDLVRGFRATDADTPIILMGYYNPIHAYGVDRFLADAVEAGVDGLIVVDLPPEEDEELCIPALKAGVNFIRLATPTTDEKRLPAVLQNTSGFVYYVSIAGITGAASADNAAVGAAVERLKSRTDLPVAVGFGIKTPEQAADVARVADAAVVGSAIVTRLAGGLDADGKARPGLAEDVLGFVRELAGGVRGARA comes from the coding sequence GTGAGCGCCCTCAACGACAAGGCCGTCGACAACGGCCGCATCGCCTGGCGGTTCGCCGCGCTGAAGGCGGAGGGCCGCGCCGGCCTCGTCACCTTCATCACGGCGGGCGACCCGGATCTGGAGACCTGCCGCGCCGTCCTGCACGGCCTGCCCGCCGCGGGCGCCGACCTGATCGAGCTGGGTCTGCCCTTCTCCGATCCGATGGCCGACGGCCCGGCGATCCAGGCGGCCAGCCTGCGCGCGCTCCACGCCGGGACGACGGCGCGCAAGACGCTGGACCTCGTGCGCGGCTTCCGCGCGACGGACGCCGACACGCCGATCATCCTGATGGGCTATTACAACCCGATCCACGCCTATGGGGTGGACCGCTTCCTGGCCGACGCCGTCGAGGCCGGGGTGGACGGGCTGATCGTCGTCGACCTGCCGCCCGAAGAGGACGAGGAGCTGTGCATCCCGGCGCTGAAGGCCGGGGTGAACTTCATCCGTCTGGCGACGCCGACCACCGACGAGAAGCGCCTGCCGGCGGTTCTCCAGAACACCTCGGGCTTCGTCTATTACGTGTCGATCGCCGGCATCACCGGCGCCGCCAGCGCCGACAACGCCGCGGTGGGCGCCGCGGTGGAGCGTCTGAAGAGCCGGACCGACCTGCCGGTGGCGGTCGGCTTCGGCATCAAGACGCCGGAGCAGGCGGCCGATGTCGCCCGCGTCGCCGACGCGGCGGTGGTCGGCTCGGCCATCGTCACGCGGCTGGCCGGCGGGCTGGATGCGGACGGCAAGGCCCGTCCGGGTCTGGCCGAGGATGTGCTGGGCTTCGTCCGGGAACTGGCCGGCGGCGTGCGCGGCGCGCGCGCCTGA